One window of the Oncorhynchus mykiss isolate Arlee chromosome 5, USDA_OmykA_1.1, whole genome shotgun sequence genome contains the following:
- the m17 gene encoding IL-6 subfamily cytokine M17 precursor, translated as MSGHVKNMCPQLTISQAARTLLSLLLVAAIDSVSAGVVCRKQPCGSSLQRSLKLTKLIHKESVDLLKTYKLSQGDMSELFCQMSINNVPDPNISGLDPSERMLSIYSHCKAFLPHLKRVTEQQTDLQPPSCSLLSKLSTAHNRTNGLANQINCIYQTLFPNLPIPPEPVDGPTSVPPSQNVFQQKVYGCVVLKRFKAFLSRVTRELRTLKSQVCTRRITFADTNALF; from the exons ATGAGTGGTCATGTAAAGAATATGTGTCCTCAGCTGACCATATCACAAGCAGCAAGAA CATTGCTCTCTCTGTTACTGGTTGCTGCCATTGATTCAGTGAGTGCTGGAGTAGTATGTAGGAAGCAACCGTGTGGGAGTTCCCTACAAAGAAGTTTGAAGCTAACCAAACTCATACACAAGGAATCTGTGGACCTCTTAAAAACATAC AAGCTCAGTCAAGGAGACATGTCAGAGCTGTTCTGCCAGATGTCAATCAACAACGTTCCTGACCCAAACATCTCTGGCCTTGACCCCTCAGAGCGGATGTTGAGCATCTACTCCCACTGTAAGGCTTTCCTACCACACCTGAAGAGGGTCACTGAGCAACAGACAGACTTACAGCCACCATCCTGCTCACTGCTGAGCAAACTCTCTACTGCCCATAACCGCACCAATGGTCTGGCCAACCAAATAAACTGCATTTACCAAACCCTCTTTCCAAACCTGCCCATCCCACCTGAACCTGTAGACGGACCGACTTCAGTACCCCCATCCCAGAACGTGTTCCAGCAGAAGGTCTATGGCTGTGTGGTTCTTAAGAGATTCAAGGCGTTCCTGTCACGGGTCACACGTGAACTAAGGACCCTAAAGAGCCAAGTGTGCACTAGGAGGATAACATTTGCAGACACAAATGCACTGTTCTGA